In Fibrobacter sp. UWP2, the DNA window AAAGAGCATGAAACTACTTGACAATGAAGCGCTAATAGCCTAGATTTACACCAGTTGGAGACCTGGATTTTCAACTAAAAAAGGGACAAATTCGTGTGGGCGTTTATCGTAAGGAAGAAATTGGAGATTATAGTCTTGTACGAGAGGACTTGATTGCTGGCGGCTATCGCAAGGAGGGGACGGCCTATTTCCCTGTGACAGATGTTCAGGGCAATATAAGGGGCTATGCAAATACATCTGGAGTCCAGAGTGCGTATGCCTATTACCCATACGGGACTCTAATTGACTTGGCCCACGACGATGCTGAAGATTCAAGACGCTGGCAGGCCAAGGAATTTGATTCTGACATAAACAAGTATTATTTCGGTGCACGATTCTATGACCCGCTTTTTGGACTATGGCTTACGCCGGACCCTGCAGGACAGTTTGCGAACCCCTATACTTATGGCGGCGACCCAATCAATGGAATGGATTATAATGGCCTCTGGTTTGGCTTGGATGATGCCATCGCTGCTGGAGTAGGCGCTCTTGTTGGCTTTACTTCTTATACAATAAGGCATTATGATGATTGGCATTGGGATAGGGCTCTTGCATATACAGGTATCGGTGCCGCGGCTGGGTGGCTTTCGTGGAATACCGGAGGGGCAACTCTTGCAGCAGCGGCACAGGGAACTGGCGGACTTGCTGCAAATATGTCTCTTCTGCAAGCCTTGGGTTATGGTGCCTTGAGTTCCGGTGTGGGTTCGGCTTTTACAAGTGCTGCTACATATACAGAAAATGTTGCTTATGGCAATGATGGCTATTCATTTAAGAAATTGAGAGCTGATTGGGAGGGAGAGGATTTTGCAAAAGCAACTTTGTATGGATTTGGAACAGGAGCTCTTATAGGGGGGGCTATTTCTGGTGTTTCTTGGGGAATAAGTTACAAAGTAAATGAGGCAAACCAAAAGTTTTATGATACACCTGATGAAGAACTGAGTGAAGCAGATCAGTTTGTGAAGAAAAATAAATTGCGTAGATCTCCTGTAGATAAGGGATGGCGTAGTGCGGGAATGAATCGTGAAAGCGATTTGGCTAAAGCGGTAGAAAATGGGACTGTGGATAGAGGGAATATCTATTCA includes these proteins:
- a CDS encoding RHS repeat domain-containing protein, with the translated sequence MGVYRKEEIGDYSLVREDLIAGGYRKEGTAYFPVTDVQGNIRGYANTSGVQSAYAYYPYGTLIDLAHDDAEDSRRWQAKEFDSDINKYYFGARFYDPLFGLWLTPDPAGQFANPYTYGGDPINGMDYNGLWFGLDDAIAAGVGALVGFTSYTIRHYDDWHWDRALAYTGIGAAAGWLSWNTGGATLAAAAQGTGGLAANMSLLQALGYGALSSGVGSAFTSAATYTENVAYGNDGYSFKKLRADWEGEDFAKATLYGFGTGALIGGAISGVSWGISYKVNEANQKFYDTPDEELSEADQFVKKNKLRRSPVDKGWRSAGMNRESDLAKAVENGTVDRGNIYSNFVSKLGFCESGTCQRLEGGLHLEVPEVGPAIGHYDFFDPAKSPFHAIGHGVEVLIGKTIFNSSVSLVEPGLISPLLNGFIFDWEKTKWFWEW